The window GCCGTTAGCGTAGTCATGTCTCTTTTGTAAGATCCAGATTGTTACTATCTCTTAACCTGATCACTTTCTCATTATATCTTTTCAACTTGGCATCAAAACTGTTTCTACTTTGCTCAAAATCCCTCGTCCATTTGTACATCATTTTCAACATCTTGATATCTGGTTTATAGTGGCACTTTTCAATACCAAGTTTTTGCTTGAGAAATCGTGTTAGGATTCTAATCCTTCGCTTCCACAATGGAGTATCAAGGAATATGATCGAATCTGACATTTTATACAAACATTGATAGGAGTCTCTATCTGTTCCTTCGAATATCCATGCTCCTTTATTATCGATCTCCTTTATAACTTCGAATTGTTCTTCTGCTGAACGTTTGTACCGTCCCGTAGCTGTTTTATGATGGACTATGGAGTCTAGTTCATACCAGGGCAGACTGAATTTCTGTGATAAGCGTTTAGCCAATGTCGTTTTACCACTAGCAACAATTCCAATAATGAGGATTTTTTTCATTCCTGTTCAAGCTCCTTAGATCGGCGAATAATTAACTATTCGCGATAGCCGAAGATTCCCCTTTTGCTGTCCTTCGTTTTAACATTAATATTAAAGTAAGCTGCCCGTTAGCCGAATGAGGAGGTACAATTACCTATCGTTTTAAAGCGTTCCCGTTAACGCAATGGAATTTCTTACATAAAATTGCTAATTACGTGACAACATAACCATGAGGTGTTAAAGATGTCAAAAGCACGCAAGGGCTATGTTATTACAATATTCATATTAATATCCCTATCGGTTTCCTTCACAACCTACTCGCAAGGATTACCAAATTCCCATTCAAGTGACCCCGAAGAAGTAAATAAACGGGTTGAAGAGTTGGAGAAACGTTTGAACCGGCTTGAGCCACCTAAACCGACTAAAATTCCTATATCAGCAGAGCAGCTAGAAGCTGAAAAATATTATCCGACCGAAACCTTCCCTATTCCTACGGTAATGGATAAAGGAAAGAAAATTCACTTCAATATAATTAAAAATGACCCGGGTTATATAAGACCGGTATATGAAGAGCATTGGCATAGCACATATTGGGGAGGCAGGTGGAGTTATGTACCTATGCGAATACAATACGCACTCCATCGGCTATTTACCACTTATGACATTGGAATATCAGGCGAGTTAAATTTCAAACAAAACGTTGGCATTGAATTCCCTATGTTTCAGAATAAAACTGATCTTGATTTATATATCGTTGTTTTCTAAACGGCAGTCACTGATATTTATACAAAAGGAAACCAAGTAATCGTCATAGGTACTCCCGAACGAAATGGAGTGCAAGTCTTGACCGTTAAAACAAAGGATTTACAACCTTCGGATTCAAAGAAACAGTTGCTTATTCAGTTAGCAACTCCGCTTGGTCATGAACTTGACTACTCACTAATTGCCTACGAACCACCAGATTTTTGGTTGAAACAAATACAAAAAGCAAAAGAACGAAATCGGTAAAGGTATTTTTTATCAGTTCCTTTTTTCATGACTGTGATTGTAACTAATCTGCCCGTTCGTATTATGAGGTCACCAGATATTTCTGGTAGACCTCATTTTTGTGTGGTCTTAAGATAGCGGTAGCCGGGGATCGAGCGTATCTGCCCGTGGGACTTTGATCCCGAGAGCTATTCTGTTCATCCCCCCTACTTGTTCAACCATGGTTAGGCTGGTTGGGACATGAATCCCGTATCACATGCGATAGTGTGGAAAACAAGAAGGTTAGGGGTTACCGGTGAGAATACTACAGGAGTGATGTTATGAATCCAGTCATTGGTTTGGATGTTTCAAAGGGGGAGAGCCACGCACAAGCTTTTTTAGATCGTGGAGTTCCTCATGGAAAGATTTTTAGGTTTAGTCATGATATTGAAGGGTTAGCTTCTTTTTTAAATTATATTAGAGGATTGGAATCAGCTGCAGAGATGCCTCCCACCATTGTTATGGAAGCGACAGGCCATTATCACAGCCCAGTCGTTCAGTATTTGGACGAGCAACAGTATCAGTACATCATAATTAATCCGTTAATCTCACACGAAGCCAAGAAAACCAATTTGCGACGGGTGAAAACAGATGCCGCTGATGCTTATCAACTTGGGACACTGTTTTATAAAGAGGAGTTTGAACCCTACAAAAAACGGGGTCAGCATCTCATGAATTTACGCTATTTAACACGGCAATATGAATCTTTAACGGGTATCTATGTTCAAGCAAAACTACAATTCCAGTCAATTCTGGATCAGGTTTTCCCCGAATATCATGGCGTGTTTGGTGATCTTTATTCTAAAGTTTCCCTTCGATTTCTGGCATTACACCCAACATCTAAAGAGGTCCTAGAAATGTCCGATAATGAAATTGCAACAGCGATCGGGCGACTCACTGGGCGTGGTAAATCCGCATCGTGGTGTTTGGAACGTGCACAAAGCCTGGCAGATGCGGCAAGGCGAAATCCATTTAAGGAGACTGCTTTTCCAAGCCACTTGATCTCCTTGCAGTTGCTCATCAAGTTGCTTCTTCAATACCAGGAGCATCTAGCAACCCTTATTAAATCGGTAGATGCCCTGGCAGAAGAGTTACTAGAATATGATTTAATTCAATCGATACCCGGTATTGGCACTAAAATTGCTGCAACAATTTTGGCTGAGATTGGAGAAATCGATCGGTTTGATCACGCAAAGAAACTGGTGGCCTTTGCTGGCGTTGATCCAAGCGTTTTTTTCTTCAGGCAAGTTTACAGCAACCCAGAATAGAATCACTAAGCATGGCTCTAGGAGACTTCGTACTGCCCTGTATCAAGCTGTACGATTGGTATCCGTAGCAATAGAAATAGGAAATTAAGGGCTTATTATGATAAGAAACGTGCTGAAGGAAAGCTGTTCAAAGTAGCGATAATTGCTTGTGTGAATAAACTCATCCACTGGATTTTTGCTATCTTAACTACTAAGGAAGCGTTCCGTTTAGACTAAGTCGTGAAAACTAGAAATATATGGGATATTCTTCCGTGCTATATGGGACGGTTATTTCCCATGCACTTTTTTAAGTATATCACTTCATGAATCCATCATTAATAATTAAATATTGACAAGCTATTAGCTGGAATAGCACAACAGACCACCGAGTTTATCTTCGGTAGCCTGTTTAATCTTTGTTATGAAGCTATCGTTCTGCATTAGCTGAATTAATTTACGAAGCTCTTGCTGTTAATAAGTGATAATAATTAATTATTTTCAGTCCTTTTGAAGTAGCATATTTATTAAAAATTCCCTCTACATCTTGTAAGCATTCCTGCCAAACAACTTCTCTTAGTTTTTGGCTCTGTCCAAAGCATTTTTTAATAAGAACATCTTCTGGTGTAGAAAGGTATTCAATTTCTTCAAGTTGCTCTACCCTAACTGATCCCAAAGTTCACTTTGCACCACCAAGATAAGCGTCATCGGACTCTGCGCGTCCATCTTAAATTCAGCAAGAAACGAACCAAAACTTTGAAGCTACGAAAGATACGACGATGCAAGGTGTTTTGGGGAGGTATGTTCCCGCACTAGCCTTTATTGGTTACGACGGCTTTTACCTAGACACGATGGACAATTTCACCAATGCCAAAGGCGAAACTGAAAATGCACATCTACTTCAACCCAAAAACCTTACGCTTATGTCGATAATAATAAGAATTCTTTATCATTTACGCTCGATGATTTTGTTACAGCTTACGAATCCAGTACAATGACCTGGCATTACGGAAGACGTGCCGACGTAGCTGCTGAAGCTGGAAGCATTCCATTACTTCAAGATGCTGCCACGTTTGAAGAGGTTCGTCGGAGCACAATTGTGAACGCCATACAAGGTGACTTAGAATATTTCATCAATCAATACAATGAGAGCGCAAGGCGTATTGGGATCGCATATACGTTTACACTCCCAACAATTAGCCAAGAGGAGTGGGATAACACGTTAAATGATGTAGGGGTTATTGCGTTCGTTCAAGGCCTGCCAATGGGGAGCACGATTTACAACCATTATGCTTTAGGGGGAAGTCGTCTTATCAAACGTGATGTTGTTAAAGGGGCAGTAGATATTGCTAATGGGGTTAAGTATTATTTCCGAAGCACTTGCTCAAGTACCTTTACAAGCGCAGATTATCGCGTAGAGGAAACATTCAGCAACGAAAGAGAAGCAGCGAGTGCCGGTTACAATCCATTACAATGTGTGAATCCTGAGCTTATTACGCACAAACACAATTAAGAAAGTATAGAGTAAATTATATTATTATATAGATTGAATTAATCTATATAATTGATAGAATGGAAATATGGAGGTGTGAAAACAGTGCTTTGTACAATGAAAATTAAGTTACTAACTGATGAAGAACAACATCGAATGCTTACCGAAACAATGACCCGCTTCCACGAGGTTTGTAACTACATAAGCGAAGTCTCTTTTCAACAAGGTACTTATCGAAACAAAATTAAGATCATGAATGTACATTACCAGTCATTACGTGAGAACTACAATTTTCCATCTCAAATGGTCGTAAGAGCAGTAGGTAAGGTCGTACAAAACTACAAAGAAGTCAAAGGAAAACCAAAAGAACCACTCGTCTTTAAAGACAATACATCAGTTGTATACGATTCGCGTACACTCTCATTCAAAGGGCTAAGCAAAGCGTCCATCCGTACCCTAGAAGGAAGAATAGATGTTCCAGTGATAATGCAAGGCTATCATCAAGGGACGATATCGAAAAGAGTGGAAGGGCAATCCGATCTCATTAAGGTTGATAATGAGTTCCACTTATTATACGTCCTTGATTTACCCGAAACGGAGAGTATCTCTCCATTCGATTTTGTAAATATAAAAATCAATTAACTCTAGGAGTGAAAAAACAATGAAAAAAGTATTGCTAACTACTCTTGCTACAATTACAATCGCGGGATTTTCCATGGAAAGTGCTAAAGAACCCGTTAAGGCTGCTGATACTCAAAATGTTTCATTTTCTGATATAGCCGGGCATTGGTCACAAAGCAATGTCATGACAGCAATCCAGAAGGGTTATGTTGATGGCTACCCAGATGGTACGTTCCGTCCGGATGGAACCATCACAAGAGCTGAGTACGCAGCGCTATTGAGTCGTGTTACAAATCTTGAAACAACGACAACACCCAATGCTTTTTCTGATTTAAAAGGTCACTGGAGCCAAACGGAAGTCAACAAACTGGTTGCGCTCGGATTTATTGATCCTACCGATTACCCAAATGGTTTTGAAGCCGATAAGAAGCTTACACGATATGAAATGATGAAATGGATTTCAACTGGCCTAGCCAAATCGGACCCAAGCTTTCAACAAGCATTGTTAGATACAAAGAATACTTTACTTCCAACTCCGGAGACATACAAAGGCGGTATTTCGACTGATCAAATTTCTTATATTGCCCTCGTAAAAGGAACTGGAATTATTGAAGGATTCGAAGATGGTTCTTTCAGGCCGGATAACTCAACAACAAGAGCAGAAGTTACAACAATTTTGCTCCGTTACACTGATGTTGAAGGAAAAAAAGCCGATCAATACAAAGCTTTGAACGAGTTGCGTGAAGTAGGGACAACTGGGACTAACGTTACTTCCCTAACACCTTATTATTACACAAAGAATTTGAGTGGTGACAAACCTACTTTCTCTAACATTTTGAATAAACCGATTACTTTGAAGAACAACTCTGGAAGTGTCAAGGTTCACCATTTAATTATTGTTGATTCTGATGGCGATCAAGGTAGTGGAGTATATGCTCCTATGTTCGTTGATAAGGTACCAAAAGCCTTTCTAGGCAGATATCTTGTGTACTCTGACATATCAATCACATCAAATATGGAGAAAACAGACTTAAACACACTTGGAAATGGTATCACAAGTGCTCTAGTTAGCTTTTATCGGGTAACAGGTACCAAAGTTAGTAGTTACGGTTTGAATACCATTCCAGAGTTAAATGCATGGCAGTATTTGGTTAAGGGTGAAGAAAAGAGAGTATGGGTATCATCCAACATAGAAAAAGATGCAACTAGTTCTGTAGGATATAGTCTTACAGCGGATAATGGAGATAATGTTAGAATCTTTCTAAAAAAGTAATGACTGGAGGAGATGATTCGTGAAATTCTTTAAAATTTCTAACCTACTCGTCTTAACTTCCTTAATTATTAACATGACAGCCATAACAATTGCACCAGTAAACGCTGCTGGGATATATCCACCAAAGACACAGCAATCTGCACCAAAAAAAGTGGAATCAAATCCAGTACTTGCTAAACCAGGTGTTTACTGGTATCAATTGGATGCAGGTGGTTTTAGGGCAGACTACTCAGGTGGTCAAATGGATGTTGGTTGGAATGGGGATTGTAACGTTCCAGTACCTCTGCCCATTCATAAACTTCCCGTGCAGAGTCAAATATTTTACATACTTCCTTGTAGTTCTCATTAATCCATTCAATGTCCTTTTGGAACCCTCCGGAAGAGTATTACCCGCATCATTCGTGATTTGATTTTAATATACTGTCCTGTTAACGTATTGTTGGATGCCGTATTTGCTGGCAGCCTGAACTATCGTTCTCCGTTAGCGCAACAGCTGATTAACCTTAGGTTTATAAGAAGCAACAATAAAGCAAATCAAAACGCTTATAACACCACAGATGATATAGGTATAAGTGTAGTAAGGCGCTGCCTCACCACGTATGAACATCATAGTTGTTATTCCATTCATTGATCCGTCACCGCCTCCAATCACTAATAAATAACCAATTAGATATATCAACAATCGCTCGCTAATGACTGGAATTATACTAACAAATAGTGCGCCAGTGCGTTTATTGGCAAAAACTTTATTCGCATATATTCCAGCTAAGAGATATGGAATAATCAGCAACGGTGTACCAATAAAAGTACCAGATAAGTCCCAATTATAGTCAGCAGGTTCTTTAAAGAAGATCGAATACAATGTATACATTGCATACATCGTAAGAAAATAGCTAGACGTAATAACCATCCAGCCACCAATTATCTTGCTAATCATTTGCATCCCCTTCCAATATTAACCAATATTAATCA is drawn from Paenibacillus sp. V4I7 and contains these coding sequences:
- a CDS encoding EutP/PduV family microcompartment system protein, with product MKKILIIGIVASGKTTLAKRLSQKFSLPWYELDSIVHHKTATGRYKRSAEEQFEVIKEIDNKGAWIFEGTDRDSYQCLYKMSDSIIFLDTPLWKRRIRILTRFLKQKLGIEKCHYKPDIKMLKMMYKWTRDFEQSRNSFDAKLKRYNEKVIRLRDSNNLDLTKET
- a CDS encoding S-layer homology domain-containing protein is translated as MKKVLLTTLATITIAGFSMESAKEPVKAADTQNVSFSDIAGHWSQSNVMTAIQKGYVDGYPDGTFRPDGTITRAEYAALLSRVTNLETTTTPNAFSDLKGHWSQTEVNKLVALGFIDPTDYPNGFEADKKLTRYEMMKWISTGLAKSDPSFQQALLDTKNTLLPTPETYKGGISTDQISYIALVKGTGIIEGFEDGSFRPDNSTTRAEVTTILLRYTDVEGKKADQYKALNELREVGTTGTNVTSLTPYYYTKNLSGDKPTFSNILNKPITLKNNSGSVKVHHLIIVDSDGDQGSGVYAPMFVDKVPKAFLGRYLVYSDISITSNMEKTDLNTLGNGITSALVSFYRVTGTKVSSYGLNTIPELNAWQYLVKGEEKRVWVSSNIEKDATSSVGYSLTADNGDNVRIFLKK